In the Natronobacterium texcoconense genome, one interval contains:
- a CDS encoding transcription factor S has translation MEFCDECGSMMKADDGLWECGSCGYTEPKGDADQYVVTDSQEASEIIESSEETSLPETDAHCPECGHDRAYWYMQQIRSADESETRFFICSECEHKWREDDN, from the coding sequence ATGGAATTTTGCGACGAATGCGGTTCGATGATGAAAGCCGACGACGGCCTCTGGGAGTGCGGTAGCTGTGGCTACACGGAACCGAAAGGTGACGCGGACCAGTACGTCGTCACGGACAGCCAGGAAGCAAGCGAGATAATCGAATCCTCCGAAGAGACGTCGCTGCCCGAAACCGACGCCCACTGTCCCGAATGTGGCCACGACCGCGCCTACTGGTACATGCAACAGATCCGCTCGGCCGACGAATCCGAGACCCGCTTCTTCATCTGCTCCGAGTGCGAGCACAAGTGGCGCGAGGACGACAACTAA
- a CDS encoding DUF5789 family protein, with translation MTREVNLSRVEETLKELDYPATNDEAADEFADVTLLLADGERNLGSLVEKSRRDRFDSVDDLKTALHNVLPREAVGEPYQSEGEG, from the coding sequence ATGACTCGTGAGGTGAATCTGAGCCGAGTCGAAGAGACGCTCAAGGAACTCGACTACCCCGCAACGAACGACGAAGCAGCGGACGAGTTCGCGGACGTGACCCTCCTGCTGGCCGACGGAGAACGCAATCTCGGATCGCTCGTCGAGAAAAGTCGCAGGGATCGATTCGACTCGGTCGACGACCTCAAGACGGCACTCCACAACGTCCTCCCGCGAGAAGCCGTCGGCGAACCCTACCAGTCCGAAGGCGAAGGCTAG
- a CDS encoding MFS transporter, producing MRQLFERFLALFAVDRRVLALAFARMADGVGNSFLIVVIPLYVGSEIITGATFGLAESMIIGIILSLFGFLNSSFQPLTGRLSDRRGKRKLFILIGLGGLAVTNLAYVVAETYVQLVVIRGLQGISVAFIIPASVALVNELATTGDRGGNMGVYNTFRLIGFGAGPVAAGAVVNLGPYVLPGGVTITGYDAAFYVAAITATISYLLVTVLITDPESTRANAGADLSIDVFDRSGSNLLDPIFTLGVASLFMATAIALFATIQPQVNEQLNQGATWFGLQFAAFVVAQILLQTPIGRACDRYGRRPFIVAGMVLLIPSTLVQGFVSTSETMFLARLVQGIAGAMVFAPSLALAGDLAGEGESGSKLSVLTMAFGFGIAIGPLSSGALVGYGFEVPFVFGTVVATLGAILVYTQVEETLETTAPVPVVGDD from the coding sequence ATGCGGCAGCTCTTCGAGCGGTTCCTCGCGCTGTTTGCCGTCGACCGGCGGGTGCTCGCGCTCGCGTTCGCGCGGATGGCAGACGGAGTCGGAAACTCGTTTCTGATCGTTGTCATCCCGCTGTACGTGGGCAGCGAGATCATCACCGGTGCGACGTTCGGGCTCGCGGAGTCGATGATCATCGGGATCATCCTCTCGCTGTTTGGCTTTCTCAACAGCAGTTTTCAGCCGCTTACGGGTCGTCTCTCGGATCGGCGCGGGAAGCGAAAGCTGTTCATCCTGATCGGACTCGGCGGGCTCGCGGTGACGAACCTGGCCTACGTCGTCGCCGAGACGTACGTCCAGCTCGTCGTCATCCGCGGGCTGCAGGGAATCAGCGTCGCGTTCATCATTCCGGCGTCGGTCGCGCTGGTCAACGAACTCGCGACGACGGGCGACCGCGGCGGGAACATGGGCGTCTACAACACGTTCCGCTTGATCGGGTTCGGTGCAGGTCCGGTCGCTGCGGGCGCGGTCGTCAATCTCGGTCCCTATGTACTGCCCGGCGGCGTGACGATCACCGGCTACGACGCCGCGTTCTACGTCGCTGCGATCACGGCGACGATCAGCTACCTGCTGGTGACCGTGCTGATCACCGATCCCGAATCAACGCGAGCTAACGCGGGCGCAGACCTCTCCATCGACGTCTTCGATCGCTCGGGGTCAAATCTGCTCGATCCGATCTTCACGCTCGGCGTCGCCTCGCTCTTTATGGCGACTGCGATCGCGCTGTTCGCGACGATCCAGCCCCAGGTCAACGAACAACTGAACCAGGGCGCGACCTGGTTCGGCCTGCAGTTTGCGGCGTTCGTCGTCGCCCAGATCCTGTTGCAGACGCCGATCGGTCGGGCCTGCGACCGCTACGGCCGACGGCCGTTCATCGTCGCCGGAATGGTACTCCTGATCCCCTCGACGCTGGTCCAGGGGTTCGTCTCCACCTCCGAGACGATGTTCCTCGCACGCCTCGTCCAGGGGATTGCCGGTGCGATGGTCTTTGCACCCTCGCTCGCCCTCGCCGGCGACCTCGCGGGCGAAGGCGAATCCGGGTCGAAACTCTCGGTGCTGACGATGGCCTTCGGCTTCGGAATCGCCATCGGCCCACTCTCCTCGGGCGCGCTCGTCGGCTACGGCTTCGAGGTGCCGTTCGTCTTCGGCACCGTCGTCGCGACGCTGGGTGCGATTCTGGTCTATACGCAGGTCGAAGAGACGCTCGAGACCACCGCACCGGTCCCGGTCGTCGGTGACGACTAA
- a CDS encoding DUF5797 family protein, translated as MTLSDEATERLADVVELQPTKNAELQERWGMESGSEVHQYLENELGDYYFRDDNSLIRATSEAADLVDVEPGIESDPDEEGAPSRIRVPELQARIVEVLAGPDEESESVVSVLHSLRETYDYGDDLEAEDVRSGLQRLRRKDVVEVEYRTVPTFRLAVEREDLEVDVTD; from the coding sequence ATGACGCTTTCGGACGAGGCCACGGAACGGCTGGCCGACGTGGTGGAACTACAGCCGACGAAAAACGCCGAACTGCAGGAACGATGGGGGATGGAAAGCGGCAGCGAGGTCCATCAGTACTTAGAGAACGAACTCGGCGACTACTACTTCCGGGACGACAACAGCCTAATTCGCGCGACGAGCGAGGCGGCCGACCTCGTCGACGTCGAGCCAGGAATCGAGAGCGACCCCGACGAGGAGGGTGCACCGTCGCGGATCCGGGTGCCGGAACTGCAGGCCCGTATCGTCGAAGTGCTCGCTGGCCCCGACGAGGAATCCGAGAGCGTCGTTTCGGTCCTGCACTCGCTACGGGAGACCTACGACTACGGGGACGACCTAGAGGCCGAAGACGTCCGCTCGGGTCTCCAGCGACTCCGGCGCAAGGACGTCGTCGAGGTCGAGTACCGGACCGTCCCCACGTTCCGACTTGCCGTCGAACGCGAGGACCTCGAGGTCGACGTCACCGACTGA
- a CDS encoding aminoacyl--tRNA ligase-related protein codes for MRRSETLLFTSREADGHENETVARTLRAGLVRQFGSGRYGFTPTGQRVRENVVSVVQREMDAIGGQRISLPSLNDSGIWRRSGRWESFEGEMFTFENRDGKRMCLAPSHEEGVAHLVDGVVRSYDDLPLLLYQVESKYRDDHARNGLVRTKEFTMKDAYSLHASHDSLSEYYERVREAHVRIFDALELESAVTTADNSVMGGSSSEEFVAVADEGTVALRWCSAADCRFGVTDESPRSDLSGGDACPDCGDRLEAGEGTEIAHVFELGTRYSEPMGLTIDTADGGERDVVMGSYGIGIERLLHVLVEQHGDADGCRWPDTAVGTVAPFDVSIVPLEYDGDLQEVADRLYETLEGDVLLFDDREGTIGERFAESDLLGVPWKVILGNRFRETGEIELESRDGDTRYVSLEEVPAIVESSTE; via the coding sequence ATGCGGCGTAGCGAGACGCTTCTGTTCACGAGCCGCGAGGCCGACGGCCACGAGAACGAGACCGTTGCACGGACGTTGCGAGCGGGTCTGGTCCGACAGTTCGGCAGCGGGCGCTACGGGTTCACGCCCACGGGCCAGCGCGTCCGCGAGAACGTCGTCTCCGTGGTCCAGCGGGAGATGGACGCCATCGGCGGCCAGCGGATTAGCCTTCCCTCGCTGAACGACAGCGGCATCTGGCGACGGAGCGGCCGCTGGGAGAGCTTCGAGGGCGAGATGTTCACCTTCGAGAACCGCGACGGGAAACGGATGTGTCTGGCTCCCTCCCACGAGGAAGGCGTCGCACACCTCGTCGACGGCGTCGTCCGCTCCTACGACGACTTACCCCTTCTGCTGTACCAGGTCGAGTCGAAGTACCGTGACGACCACGCGCGAAACGGTCTCGTCCGGACGAAGGAGTTCACGATGAAAGACGCCTACAGCCTCCACGCGAGCCACGACTCGCTGTCCGAGTATTACGAACGCGTTCGGGAGGCCCACGTCCGGATCTTCGATGCGCTCGAGCTCGAGTCCGCCGTCACGACGGCCGACAACAGCGTCATGGGTGGCTCGAGTTCGGAGGAGTTCGTCGCAGTCGCCGACGAGGGAACGGTCGCCCTTCGCTGGTGTTCCGCGGCGGACTGTCGGTTCGGCGTCACCGACGAGTCACCCAGAAGCGATCTGTCGGGTGGCGACGCCTGTCCCGACTGCGGGGATCGGCTCGAAGCCGGCGAGGGAACCGAGATTGCTCACGTCTTCGAACTCGGGACGCGCTACTCCGAGCCCATGGGTCTCACTATCGACACGGCCGACGGCGGCGAACGCGACGTGGTGATGGGGAGCTACGGCATCGGCATCGAACGGCTCCTCCACGTTCTCGTCGAGCAACACGGCGACGCGGACGGCTGTCGCTGGCCCGATACCGCCGTCGGCACTGTCGCTCCCTTCGACGTCTCGATCGTTCCCCTCGAGTACGACGGCGACCTGCAGGAGGTTGCCGATCGGCTGTACGAGACACTCGAGGGCGACGTGCTCCTGTTTGACGACCGCGAGGGGACGATCGGCGAGCGGTTCGCCGAGAGCGACCTGCTGGGGGTTCCCTGGAAGGTGATCCTCGGAAATCGATTCCGGGAGACCGGTGAGATCGAACTCGAGTCGCGAGACGGTGACACGCGATACGTCTCTCTCGAGGAGGTTCCCGCTATCGTCGAGTCGTCGACGGAGTAG
- a CDS encoding GNAT family N-acetyltransferase yields MFTDTLETDSLVLQQFGRDQVDVFELYELFAEAEAREDVVDVFEYVPQEPYATVKEAHEQLTEAESKWSDREAAQYAVYTADGELAGYTGLFLEWPRHTGRIGFILGRSYWGNGYAGECAIALTELAFDRLDLEVVAIGYEDGNDRSKRAIEKFVERVGGQYEGCLRNWTPIGDDVEDHHRYTVTREEFRQARNRA; encoded by the coding sequence ATGTTCACCGACACGCTCGAGACCGACTCGCTCGTCCTGCAGCAGTTCGGTCGCGATCAGGTCGACGTCTTCGAATTGTACGAACTGTTCGCCGAGGCCGAGGCGCGCGAGGACGTTGTGGACGTGTTCGAGTACGTTCCACAGGAGCCGTACGCGACGGTGAAGGAGGCTCACGAGCAGTTGACCGAGGCGGAGTCGAAGTGGAGCGACCGCGAAGCCGCACAGTACGCTGTCTACACGGCGGACGGTGAACTCGCGGGTTACACCGGGCTGTTCCTCGAGTGGCCGCGACACACGGGCCGGATCGGATTTATCCTCGGTAGATCCTACTGGGGGAACGGCTACGCGGGCGAGTGTGCGATTGCGCTGACCGAACTCGCGTTCGATCGCCTCGATCTCGAGGTCGTCGCGATCGGATACGAGGACGGGAACGACCGTTCGAAACGGGCAATCGAGAAATTCGTCGAGCGCGTCGGCGGACAGTACGAGGGCTGCCTGCGTAACTGGACGCCGATCGGTGACGACGTCGAAGACCACCATCGGTATACGGTGACTCGAGAAGAGTTCCGACAGGCACGAAACCGCGCGTAA
- a CDS encoding DUF5787 family protein: MSRYTAEFGFELRTCWWAEREWPPEETTESAVFVARQLGTGRRRWDTIVLECDPNALRQRAKFGPKRLDGDLLHVVRNAPAEWTYYRDALPDPGYPWRYVRESIHRADDRGILETRKQGNRIQIRRKWPYPDWVERIIAVENKPDLDRAAARRLGEQLEYDVALGLADEVWVATRTTGESVEPVLLEDLPVEAGVLAFDPETLETEVAWYPRTLAVEEPGTRILERPDGGSRDGSAARFEYVDSEWKAERRLAIAERAYERGWRSFADTMRPDCRHFQLREQDGQLLPYCEAKDHQPTARECSGGCPDYEPEPPAWRTKGWPIEGGPGKRFKKLLADRRRRRRPGLDSTSG, from the coding sequence GTGAGCCGGTACACCGCCGAATTCGGCTTCGAGCTACGAACCTGCTGGTGGGCGGAACGGGAGTGGCCGCCCGAAGAGACGACGGAGTCGGCCGTCTTCGTCGCCCGACAGCTCGGAACCGGACGCCGGCGCTGGGACACTATCGTCCTCGAGTGCGACCCCAACGCCCTCCGCCAGCGCGCGAAGTTCGGTCCGAAGCGACTCGACGGCGATCTCCTGCACGTCGTCCGGAACGCGCCCGCGGAGTGGACCTACTACCGCGACGCCCTCCCGGATCCCGGCTACCCGTGGCGCTACGTCCGCGAATCGATCCACCGCGCCGACGACCGCGGGATTCTCGAGACCCGCAAGCAAGGCAACCGCATCCAGATCCGTCGGAAGTGGCCATACCCCGACTGGGTCGAGCGGATCATCGCCGTCGAGAACAAACCCGACCTCGATCGGGCGGCGGCCCGTCGGCTGGGCGAACAACTCGAGTACGACGTCGCGCTCGGCCTGGCCGACGAGGTCTGGGTCGCGACCCGGACGACGGGCGAGTCGGTCGAGCCCGTGTTGCTCGAGGATCTGCCGGTCGAAGCGGGCGTGCTGGCGTTCGATCCCGAGACGCTCGAGACCGAGGTCGCTTGGTACCCTCGCACGCTCGCAGTCGAGGAGCCGGGAACGCGCATCCTCGAGCGGCCCGACGGTGGCTCTCGCGATGGGTCGGCAGCCCGCTTCGAGTACGTCGATTCGGAGTGGAAGGCAGAACGACGGCTCGCCATCGCCGAGCGCGCCTACGAACGGGGCTGGCGGTCGTTCGCCGACACGATGCGACCTGATTGTCGACACTTCCAGCTTCGCGAGCAGGACGGTCAGTTACTCCCCTACTGCGAAGCGAAGGACCACCAGCCGACCGCACGCGAGTGTTCCGGCGGCTGTCCCGACTACGAGCCCGAACCACCCGCGTGGCGGACGAAGGGGTGGCCGATCGAGGGTGGTCCCGGAAAGCGATTCAAAAAACTGCTCGCGGATCGTCGACGTCGGCGACGGCCAGGCCTGGATTCGACGAGCGGTTGA
- a CDS encoding DUF4013 domain-containing protein: MLDDAPSYPFRGAWLDRTVRGSLLVLGSVLLVPAVLLAGYCVRVLETTLEGAEEPPPLEGWRELSRRGVGAVAIACCYLVGPLVAGAVAGAVLGGVGYFALGVLAPLVTSETAIWGVSLVAAAIAALLALVFVAVTLVIYYLLPAALAVYARTRTVRAAFDRSTLQGIALSGRYFLSMAVLQLLPLVVPVVAVVCLLTVVGIVVLPAIPFVAALVSFRLIGVAVAEAGGHVVDTHERVAERVPAD, encoded by the coding sequence ATGCTCGACGACGCTCCGTCGTACCCGTTTCGTGGCGCGTGGCTCGATCGGACGGTCCGTGGAAGCCTGCTCGTCCTCGGGTCCGTCCTGCTCGTTCCCGCCGTCTTGCTCGCCGGCTACTGCGTTCGCGTCCTCGAGACGACGCTCGAGGGTGCCGAGGAACCGCCACCGCTCGAGGGCTGGCGCGAACTCTCGAGACGTGGCGTCGGGGCCGTGGCGATCGCGTGTTGTTATCTCGTCGGTCCGCTCGTCGCGGGCGCAGTCGCGGGAGCCGTTCTCGGTGGCGTCGGTTACTTCGCCCTCGGTGTGCTCGCACCGCTGGTGACGAGCGAGACCGCGATCTGGGGGGTCAGCCTCGTCGCGGCGGCGATCGCGGCGCTGCTCGCGCTCGTGTTCGTCGCGGTCACGCTGGTGATCTATTACCTCCTGCCGGCCGCACTCGCGGTCTACGCACGGACCAGGACCGTACGCGCCGCGTTCGATCGCTCTACTCTCCAGGGGATCGCTCTGAGCGGCCGCTACTTCCTCTCGATGGCGGTCCTCCAGTTGCTCCCGCTGGTGGTCCCGGTCGTCGCCGTCGTCTGCCTGCTCACGGTGGTCGGCATCGTCGTCCTGCCGGCGATCCCCTTCGTCGCCGCACTCGTCAGTTTCCGGCTGATCGGCGTCGCCGTCGCGGAGGCGGGCGGACACGTGGTCGATACCCACGAGAGAGTTGCCGAACGCGTCCCCGCGGACTGA
- a CDS encoding bis(5'-nucleosyl)-tetraphosphatase, with product MAVEATSAGAILFRDTRGRREYLLLKSRPGDWEFPKGGVEGDEELQQTAIREVKEEAGIEEFRLLDGFREDYDYVFEANGKTIHKTVHLFIAKSYEASAELSNEHRDLQWRDYEQAVNTVTQDGPREILEQAHEFLDEREEDEE from the coding sequence ATGGCAGTCGAAGCTACGAGCGCAGGCGCAATCCTCTTCCGCGATACGCGGGGCCGGCGCGAGTATCTTCTACTCAAGAGCCGCCCAGGCGACTGGGAGTTTCCCAAGGGCGGTGTCGAAGGAGATGAAGAGCTACAACAGACGGCGATCCGCGAAGTAAAGGAAGAGGCAGGTATCGAGGAGTTCCGGCTACTCGACGGCTTTCGCGAGGACTACGACTACGTCTTCGAGGCGAACGGCAAGACGATCCACAAGACCGTTCACCTCTTTATCGCGAAATCCTACGAGGCCAGTGCGGAACTCTCTAACGAGCATCGCGACCTGCAGTGGCGCGATTACGAACAGGCAGTGAACACCGTCACGCAGGACGGTCCACGCGAAATTCTCGAGCAGGCCCACGAGTTCCTCGACGAACGCGAAGAAGACGAAGAGTAG